From Thermodesulfobacteriota bacterium:
GGTTGATCCGTTTTCCGTTCTCCACCACCTGCCGGCCGTTGATAAAAACCATATCCAGCCCTTCAGCGGCATGCCGGGGATCAGCGAAAGTGGCTTGGGTCCGGAAATTTTCCGCGTCGATCACCAGTAGATCGGCCTGGAACCCTTCCCGGATCAGGCCCCGGTTTTTAATGCCGAAATGTCCGGCCGGAATCGAGGTGCACTTGGCCACGGCGGTCGGCAGGTCCAGCAGATTCTTCTGATAAACATAGCGGTTGATGAACTTGGGATAGCATCCGTAGAACAAATAGGCCGGACGTCCCATGCCCAGCAGAATGGTGTCGGTGGAAATCATGGTGCGGGGATCGCTGAGTGCCGGAAAGGTATAGCGCTCGGTGAACAGGTCTTCCGGATCGCTCATGGTTTCAAAGGAGAGGACCTGGCCGTCCTCTTCCAGCAGCAGGTCGCACATGACGTCAAAGGGGTGCTGGCTCCGCTCCGCCGCTATCTCGGTAAACCGGCGGCCCTCCAGGGGCTTGTTCTTTTCGCTGTTGACGGCCATTACCAGCAGGGCGTCCCAGCCCATCTGCCGGATCAGGTTAAGCGACCAGGTGTTCTTGCCCCGGTGGGGCCATATGGGTTTGCCCTGTTCGATGTCGCGGCGCATCTCCTGCCGGACGGCCTTGTCCCGCAGGCGCTGCAATACGGTCTGGCGGTCTCCGGTCAAAGCCCAGGGCGGGAAAAAGGCCAGCAGGTGGGTAAAGCCGGTGGTGGTGGGCATGATGTCCATGCCCATGCCCACGCCCGACCGCCGGACCGATTCCACTTTTTTAAGAATACGGTTCATCTCGACGTCCAGCAGGGCGTCCGGGATCAATTGCACGGCGGTCTTGTCGTGGCGGGCCAGCCACTTGATCACCTTCAGGGTCAGAGAGTGAAAAGGACCGGTCCAGGGCACCGAAAAAATATGGGAGATCTGCCCCCGGACATTATTATCGGCGGCCACGCGGGCCACCTCGTCAATGGCCTTGTCCAGGCAGTTGCTGGTATAGGACCGCAAGTGGCTGGTAAAAATGGCGTCATGGGCGGTCAGGGGACTGGATATCAGGGAAAGCTCCCGGGTATCCGAATGCAGCCCCGGCGCGTATTGCAGACCGGTGGACAGGCCGAAGGCGCCCGC
This genomic window contains:
- a CDS encoding amidohydrolase family protein is translated as MRLDTILENALIVDGSGQKPFSGDVGLQGDTIAAVGDLKQCQAGQRKNVSGRAVCPGFIDVHSHADLTFFRNDHDDLLTPLVEQGITTFVGGNCGMALAPITKENREEIKTYLEVFTQMDFERDVQWDTMASYMEYVDKKGLLLNCAQLVPHGVMRISALGQSDKPADDKAIAMMQRLLAESLEAGAFGLSTGLQYAPGLHSDTRELSLISSPLTAHDAIFTSHLRSYTSNCLDKAIDEVARVAADNNVRGQISHIFSVPWTGPFHSLTLKVIKWLARHDKTAVQLIPDALLDVEMNRILKKVESVRRSGVGMGMDIMPTTTGFTHLLAFFPPWALTGDRQTVLQRLRDKAVRQEMRRDIEQGKPIWPHRGKNTWSLNLIRQMGWDALLVMAVNSEKNKPLEGRRFTEIAAERSQHPFDVMCDLLLEEDGQVLSFETMSDPEDLFTERYTFPALSDPRTMISTDTILLGMGRPAYLFYGCYPKFINRYVYQKNLLDLPTAVAKCTSIPAGHFGIKNRGLIREGFQADLLVIDAENFRTQATFADPRHAAEGLDMVFINGRQVVENGKRINRDLPGRMLRKNG